GTAGCAATATGAATAGATTcaggaatttttatattatttattatggtttcgggtagaagaaaaaaaagagaaaggTTACAACCATAGACAATTACAACCTGAAGTTTGATCACAGAACACAgtcgattttttaaatttctttttcgcTACAAAGCACAAATCAAAAGCGATTCGAAACATATTGTCCAATCCAGACGTGTTGAGTTTGTAGCACATAATATGTCACCAAACAATTCCGCtagggttgtacaacagttgcACAACGGTTATGTCGGCTAAATACAAACCTATGATTGAAattcatatatgtaataattCTATATGGActgtttctataagtggaagacagaatgataacgctttctctatcctccgaggtacCAGATGGTTTCTGCGCATTATCCAGCATGCGCAACCTGAACGAGGTATCTGGAACGAAAgagaaaatgatatatttttagcaCTTTAATAATGGGACCTTCCTTCACATTTAAACTTCATATAAAAGTATTACATAGGATCCGCCAGCGGGCGATACCGTTGTgcaactgttgtacaaccctaGCAGAATCGTTCTGTGACATACAGGTTATGGAGCGGACTTCATGTTTAGGAGCGCTTTTAATTTGTGCTTAGTAGCGGTAGCGAAAgtgaaatttgttaaatcgaCTATGTTCTGTAATCAAACATCAATTATGTCTATGGTTGTAACctttgaatgaaaaatgattaaatcCGTTTATAACCATAAGAGAAATGAATTAGAACTGCATGAATTATTCTCTATGATTtcgttttgaattataattattatatacatacaaaAGTGAGTGAATGATGAATACACctcataattatttgaaaaggaACTAGACAAAGTACCTAAGTATCTCAACATTTACTATTTAAAGTAAtagttaatttcaataaaagcaaccaaaatagcatctgttttgaaaatatatctgtcataaactaacagaaaataaaaaataataatactttcCCCGAGAAACCCTATAAACTATGGTAATATCGAACGTACTCCGTGACTGACAGACTATTGATGTCTACTGACGTATGTCCTGTGTCATAAggataaattatattatttttcaattatctccCTGGTGGTGAAGGGATATGCATGGTAACTGCAAATAATgtagttaattattttatttcaaggtAAAAATTGCAAAGAAATATTAGGGTACATCTGAGATGTATAAAGTGACTCAAATTTTTGGGTGAAGTTAAAATATGGTAGTATTTTGTCCCTTTTGTCATAATTTACTATTTCTTGAAGAAGATGTACAAGGAAAGTTGCAATTCTCATGCAATATTTGTCCAGTCTTTTTCCCCGTTCAGAAGCTACTTTCGTACAggcatttttataaattgaaggtAATTAATCTGTTGTGTGCAGTGTAAAGTATATCCAAATATTTAACCATGTGAGTAAAAATAATGGCTACCAATCGAATCATTTGAAAACCATTGATGGAAACGTTCTGTATTGTTTATTGATATGCATAGGTGATGAAAGATTGTAGTTGATTGAGAAAAGATTTTGTAATTCCTAATTGCACTTTTCTATTAccttaatttgaattatttccattttcttcaataaatgcttttgatttttggtatcaattaatgaataacgcgttttttataaaaataaaaatatattttgaattcattcaaaatattctcagaTTATCAATCCTGATGTCAAAATTCGatattctacaaaaattttCCCTCCTACTTTTAATATTGTGACTTAATGTGGAGGTGTAGCAGTTTATGTTTGGAAATGCTGTGCTTGTAAGTTGgaaaatgtcatattttttattctccactaaataacaaaaacaacatCAGACAAACTAAAATCTAGTTATTTCTTGTCTACAGGAAATTGATGAAGTCTTAGGAGGGGAAGAAGCCTGGAAAAACGTTGATTCTACTGAAGAAAGGTGTCCAAAGTGTAGTCATAACAGAGCATATTTTATGCAGTTACAGACAAGATCAGCTGATGAGCCGATGACAACATTTTATCATTGTTGTAACCCAGAATGCAAACACACTTGGCGTGATTAAGTTAAATGATACTTCAAAAGACtttgcttttaatttttaaaggtAGAACAACAACTATAAAAACCAAAGCTTTATTTTCTATGGCTACACATATTCCGATAACAAATAATTCTGCAGAAGCATTAGGtgtcaaatatttaaaacatggTTCAGTTATAGCTGTCCCTACTGATACTGTTTATGGTTTAGCCTGTGATGCTACAAATGAAAAAGCTATTAACAATTTATACAGTATCAAatgtagaaatgaaaataaacctTTAGCTATTTGCTTAAGTGAAGTGAGTGATGTAAAAAACTGGGCATATGCTGATCATCttccagaaaatattttgaattcactACTTCCAGGACCAATTACAATAATACTTCGGTGTACTAATAATACATTAGATCATTCACTTATCTTGAAAGGAAAAATTGGTATAAGGATACCAAATTGTAactttataagaaatttatctAGGGGCTTGGGTAAACCATTGGCTTTAACAAGTGCGAATTTAAGTAACCAACCTAGTGCTGTAAAAATTTCAGAATTTAGGAATATTTGGGAAAATCTACCTGTCATCTTTGATGGtggtaaattaaaaaataataataatgcatCTACTGTTGTAGATTTATCAGACTTGGACAGTTTTCATATTGTACGAGAAGGTGTTGCATGTCAAGATATAATTAAtactttattgaaatttaatttaaaagataaatatccATTGAAGAATAGATTAGTACTTTAAATATGAACAAACTTATAAAAAGTGTTCGATCTGTTACTAATAACAAGGATGATATAATTAAGAAATCAATTATTAACCAACTCTCTAATAGTTGTAAGGAAATACATTATGCTGGAGCAGAAGAGAACAAATCTCCAAAAAGTTCAGAGTACTTAGTTACTGAAGCTGCCAATACCCTGTGCACTACAATTGAAGCTATTTTTTTACACGGTTTAAGAGATACTCTAACTCATAGATTTAAGAAGGTTTTGGCTGATGTAGATGAACAACCGGAACCAAGTTTCTGGGCGCctctattaattatttctcacAGGCAAATCATAGATCAAGTAAGTCATTATATTTAACCTATTTTTCTAAACTATATgaatgattttgaaatttatttttcaatctattgCAATCTGAAAAGCTTACTCGTCCTTAATGATTAatcaaaaatgtttgatttgCTAGAACAATTTTTGAAAGGCTGCAAATACACtgcaaacaaaaaatctaattttatagCAAATATATTCAGTATAGTTTATGTTTTATTCCtggaatatattaaaaagataaCCTGTTCTGCTAAATCAGTCACTTCTAgtaatttggaaattattcatatataaaggTATGACTAGgcagttgaaaaattatttctgttgAGTCAAACTTTAATCATGTGTAGATATTAGtacctataaaaatttcatttaaattttctaatctCTATGATGCAAATTCTTTTGGCAATTGTTAATGGGTTTGGAATGTATTATGAGATATGTACTTAATTTGCTCTACATGTGACATACATTTTTCCAATACTCTTGATCCATCTCGATTCCTCTATCactaccaaaaaaatttcaaaagtacctattaattgtaaaataatattattaattcagTTTCTTTTTTAGATAACAAATTTATCTCAAATTACAACAGAAGTAGGACAGTGCCGGGTATGGATCCGTTTAGCTTTAAATGACTGTCTACTATCTTCTTATTTAATGAGCATACGCCAGGACTCATCATCTCTAAAATCTTACTACAGAGTGAACTCTTTTCTAAGAGACTCAGAACTTTTAGATGTCGCTCAACGACTCATAGAAGGTGTAGAggcatttaaaaattttactttaccTTTCAATTCTAGCCTTCTTAATACTTGGCCTCTACCAAGTTTGGTTTTAGCTGGTATATGGGCTCCTACTTTGAAATCATGCCCTGTGGCACCATGTGATGATGTGGTCCAATCTATAACCATTTCAGAATCTATGAAAAGTCAAGCTAATTTTGAATGTAGCTCAGATACTGTATCAATGTGTTCTGTTAGATCTAACAATTCACAAAATTCGGGATTAAGGCCAATAGTTTTTCTGCCTGAGGATGAagtactgaaaataattttagcaGATGGCGATAAAACAGCCAGTAATTCACAATCATTTGAAGATCTTAAGTCAGATTGTAGCTCTGAtcaggaaaaaaattatgatgtggaaaatattaacaacatCGGAAATTCTCTGGGTAAACGAACTGGTTGGTCTTTTGATGAAAGTCAATTGTCTGAAAccagtaaaaatgaaaaattaaatgacaaAGACATTGAACCGATTCAAGATGATCCCAAATCAATGGAAACTAGCTTTACTGATCTTATAAATAGTTACAACCCATTCATAAAAACGCCAGATATTCGTGAGGTATTGATGAAATTTGAggacaaaagaaaagaaataccAAAGGGAATCAAGGTAAGTCTTATGCTTCAAATTgaactattaaattatttttcattttgctaCGTCCTGGGTTAACAATGAAGAGGTTTATACTGTATCTGTTCAACATTTACTTTTACTCATTATAACATCTTTTTTATTCACGTACTGCGGTATGTTgcatatatgaacaaaaaactaAGTTCACGAGTTGAACCgcattggaattttgaaaattttcgatgtttggagccattatcaagagaagcagaaataaaaaaatctaaaaggaTTGAAATAGAATCAACCAAGAAAAGGGGTGATTTTTTGGCTGGAGAAGGCAGATCAAATCAtttcttaccaatgaacgaataaccctCCTATATtcacccttctcttgataatggttCCAAAGTGGGAGGCGAAACGTtgagaatttcgaaaattcttcttttttagagacctaaaatcaagaacatttacaagCATGATAtcataagaaataaaaaattgaataaatttttattttttactcgTCACCATAATAAATATACCTGAACAGAAGATAACTTTGATATACCTtactattattataatagaacTAAATAGTTATTAGCAACTCCATCAGTACTTTCAACTGCAAATCCAAATAatgtagaaataatatttactacATTTCTCCAGTTTATGTTATTCTCATTGCTGTGATCATTGGCAATACAATGAATCCAATTTCAATAagttattgttatatataattCGCTCTTTTAAACTCATAAAATTTTATCGTTTGTTTTCCCTCCTCGTTATTGTCATTTCCCTGAGGATGTAAATACAAATTTACAAAAGTAACCTATAGAGTACGAACTTATTTGTGGTGAatagttttggaaaataaaatagtgTAAATTTATGATTTCACTTAGGTTGAATCTGAAAACCCGGCTCTCACACTTTCAAGTCCTGTGAAAAGAGAAATCTGTTTGGCAGCACAAGTTGGAAAAATAGCCAGAGAAAAAGGACTTGATGCACATAATTACAAATGTGCGGATTGTGGAGCACctttagaattaaataataaaccAAAGTAagtatgataaaaataataatatactcaaaattagttttttaattaacaaatatcGAATTCACCtattttgtgtaaataaattatttattaataatggaTAAATAACTTTAGCTAGTGATCCGCATCACTTCTATAGACACTTGATTATTATCTTTGGTTACTTGAGACCTAaacatatattatattaataattaatgacAGTATAATAGCGTTTCGAAAGTAACtattcatttgttatttttaacagTGTGATTTTGTCTTTTCTTtggtaataaataattcatgagTTAATTTATACAAAGTTATGTGTGAAAACTTagtgttttctatttttgatttagaGTGTGTGCCTTCACTGGTGACTATGTATGTGATATGTGTATGAGTACCGAATTAGTCCAAATACCCGCTAGAATTATTCATAATTGGGACTTCAAAGCTTATCCAATTTCTAAAAAAggaatcaattatttaaatgaagtaAAGGATCATCCTATCATTGATTTCAAGGTAAGATACACATTTTTTGGaccttattttcaaatatttatttactatctTGAATAAAAATCTTGATTATTCAAATAGCTTTTATAAGTATCTAATTTAATGGTGTGACTGTAGGTATTGAATCCATTTATCTATAGTGTTGTCGAAGAAATGgcaaatttacaaattttaaggAATCAGTTAAATTTTTTGAGGGCTTATTTATTTACATGTCGAGAACCTGTGATTGAAGAATTGCAGAAACAGATGTGGCCAAGGGAGTATATGTATGAGCATATTCACCAGTATTCGATTTTGGTAAGGTTTTTCTtagtttgaatatttattaaagtgCCTGAGAGTCATTTCTCTTAAAGGATTGTTATATTCTTCTTTCTTAGAAGATGCTAGTTAATGAATTCttcccaaatatttttaattccaatttttcaagtcgtgttcaattttatattataaatttttttgtgaaattttatatacGCAGTATAATTTAGATATGCATTGATGGTTATGCTatgatgtatttaaaaatattacaacatATAAGGTAACACTGGTCAGAAATTTCTAAGCATTCTGCAGaactttattaatataatttcgatat
This portion of the Diorhabda sublineata isolate icDioSubl1.1 chromosome X, icDioSubl1.1, whole genome shotgun sequence genome encodes:
- the LOC130451266 gene encoding threonylcarbamoyl-AMP synthase → MILQKTLLLIFKGRTTTIKTKALFSMATHIPITNNSAEALGVKYLKHGSVIAVPTDTVYGLACDATNEKAINNLYSIKCRNENKPLAICLSEVSDVKNWAYADHLPENILNSLLPGPITIILRCTNNTLDHSLILKGKIGIRIPNCNFIRNLSRGLGKPLALTSANLSNQPSAVKISEFRNIWENLPVIFDGGKLKNNNNASTVVDLSDLDSFHIVREGVACQDIINTLLKFNLKDKYPLKNRLVL
- the LOC130451267 gene encoding DNA-directed RNA polymerase III subunit RPC10, with protein sequence MVVFCPFCHNLLFLEEDVQGKLQFSCNICPVFFPVQKLLSYRHFYKLKEIDEVLGGEEAWKNVDSTEERCPKCSHNRAYFMQLQTRSADEPMTTFYHCCNPECKHTWRD
- the LOC130451265 gene encoding pleckstrin homology domain-containing family M member 1, which produces MNKLIKSVRSVTNNKDDIIKKSIINQLSNSCKEIHYAGAEENKSPKSSEYLVTEAANTLCTTIEAIFLHGLRDTLTHRFKKVLADVDEQPEPSFWAPLLIISHRQIIDQITNLSQITTEVGQCRVWIRLALNDCLLSSYLMSIRQDSSSLKSYYRVNSFLRDSELLDVAQRLIEGVEAFKNFTLPFNSSLLNTWPLPSLVLAGIWAPTLKSCPVAPCDDVVQSITISESMKSQANFECSSDTVSMCSVRSNNSQNSGLRPIVFLPEDEVLKIILADGDKTASNSQSFEDLKSDCSSDQEKNYDVENINNIGNSLGKRTGWSFDESQLSETSKNEKLNDKDIEPIQDDPKSMETSFTDLINSYNPFIKTPDIREVLMKFEDKRKEIPKGIKVESENPALTLSSPVKREICLAAQVGKIAREKGLDAHNYKCADCGAPLELNNKPKVCAFTGDYVCDMCMSTELVQIPARIIHNWDFKAYPISKKGINYLNEVKDHPIIDFKVLNPFIYSVVEEMANLQILRNQLNFLRAYLFTCREPVIEELQKQMWPREYMYEHIHQYSILDLSDVMNGLLAQQLEKVVAFGRDHVYNCWLCNQKGFVCEICNKPKALFPFDVENVFRCDICNAVYHKSCWNPSVQCRKCKRKMDREELPLLDATVIE